Proteins encoded within one genomic window of Elephas maximus indicus isolate mEleMax1 chromosome 21, mEleMax1 primary haplotype, whole genome shotgun sequence:
- the LOC126064759 gene encoding collagen alpha-1(I) chain-like isoform X1, giving the protein MRPAHQSLPLPRVTLSRFAVHVTILFRRLREPEETSPAPTGQFEISPPVEGAKGGEPGSEPGLEAGGRPGGDAEAKARGACSPGPLGARCSCLRGDGGVPSATCGSREGRAGRPGRGGQARPLPDPIQTIRPRRSAGRRRRQRRLGGAQPTRILSFPARALRLRGKLGAAGIPAPRLISPKRRQARDPEGKSAGCPRVSTGFLHGAGGSAASRGRRRPEAAEADRGRAGPAEVLPAAARLAAQARHLLNTLCDPSIV; this is encoded by the exons ATGCGCCCTGCCCATCAATCTCTTCCCCTTCCTCGGGTGACGCTCTCACGCTTCGCTGTTCATGTTACCATTCTTTTCCGGAGACTGAGGGAACCCGAAGAAACATCACCAGCGCCTACAGGGCAGTTTGAAATCTCCCCTCCCGTAGAGGGGGCGAAGGGTGGAGAGCCCGGGTCGGAGCCGGGCTTGGAAGCAGGCGGGCGCCCGGGAGGAGACGCAGAGGCGAAAGCGCGCGGCGCGTGCTCCCCGGGGCCGCTCGGCGCTCGCTGCTCCTGCCTCCGCGGAGACGGGGGGGTGCCGTCTGCCACGTGCGGGAGCCGGGAGGGGAGGGCGGGCCGCCCGGGCAGAGGTGGGCAAGCCCGCCCGCTTCCAGATCCTATACAGACAATCCGGCCGCGAAGAAGTGCAGGGCGAAGACGCCGCCAGAGGAGGCTTGGGGGCGCCCAGCCTACCCGGATCCTCTCTTTCCCGGCCAGGGCTTTACGGTTACGGGGCAAACTCGGAGCAGCAGGGATACCAGCTCCCCGGCTCATCTCACCCAAAAGGCGCCAGGCCAGAGATCCCGAAGGCAAAAGTGCCGGCTGCCCGCGGGTTTCCACCGGGTTCCTCCATGGTGCCGGCGGAAGCGCTGCGAGCCGGGGGCGCCGGCGGCCGGAGGCGGCGGAGGCTGACCGAGGCAGGGCCGGTCCGGCAGAGGTACTCCCGGCGGCCGCGAGACTCGCCGCTCAGGCCAG gcatttattgaataccttgtgtgatcccagtattgtgtga
- the LOC126064759 gene encoding collagen alpha-1(I) chain-like isoform X2, with protein MRPAHQSLPLPRVTLSRFAVHVTILFRRLREPEETSPAPTGQFEISPPVEGAKGGEPGSEPGLEAGGRPGGDAEAKARGACSPGPLGARCSCLRGDGGVPSATCGSREGRAGRPGRGGQARPLPDPIQTIRPRRSAGRRRRQRRLGGAQPTRILSFPARALRLRGKLGAAGIPAPRLISPKRRQARDPEGKSAGCPRVSTGFLHGAGGSAASRGRRRPEAAEADRGRAGPAEVLPAAARLAAQASSTGIY; from the exons ATGCGCCCTGCCCATCAATCTCTTCCCCTTCCTCGGGTGACGCTCTCACGCTTCGCTGTTCATGTTACCATTCTTTTCCGGAGACTGAGGGAACCCGAAGAAACATCACCAGCGCCTACAGGGCAGTTTGAAATCTCCCCTCCCGTAGAGGGGGCGAAGGGTGGAGAGCCCGGGTCGGAGCCGGGCTTGGAAGCAGGCGGGCGCCCGGGAGGAGACGCAGAGGCGAAAGCGCGCGGCGCGTGCTCCCCGGGGCCGCTCGGCGCTCGCTGCTCCTGCCTCCGCGGAGACGGGGGGGTGCCGTCTGCCACGTGCGGGAGCCGGGAGGGGAGGGCGGGCCGCCCGGGCAGAGGTGGGCAAGCCCGCCCGCTTCCAGATCCTATACAGACAATCCGGCCGCGAAGAAGTGCAGGGCGAAGACGCCGCCAGAGGAGGCTTGGGGGCGCCCAGCCTACCCGGATCCTCTCTTTCCCGGCCAGGGCTTTACGGTTACGGGGCAAACTCGGAGCAGCAGGGATACCAGCTCCCCGGCTCATCTCACCCAAAAGGCGCCAGGCCAGAGATCCCGAAGGCAAAAGTGCCGGCTGCCCGCGGGTTTCCACCGGGTTCCTCCATGGTGCCGGCGGAAGCGCTGCGAGCCGGGGGCGCCGGCGGCCGGAGGCGGCGGAGGCTGACCGAGGCAGGGCCGGTCCGGCAGAGGTACTCCCGGCGGCCGCGAGACTCGCCGCTCAGGCCAG ttcaacaggcatttattga